Proteins from a single region of Leptospira brenneri:
- a CDS encoding PaaI family thioesterase, protein MEVLDLALKVIPKDIFKFREGGDFIENVQYLIEQCHPAATKMKVITLEAESSEATIPYAMENRALHGLLHGGCYFTVGDTLTAIMCMFHMQKETEIMVTTNASIRYLRPVKLDTVTAKVRLTKKNGNRLDFICDFFNEEKKRAAQAKYSYVLTEIQS, encoded by the coding sequence CCCTAAAAGTAATACCCAAGGATATTTTTAAATTTAGAGAAGGAGGTGACTTTATAGAAAACGTTCAATATTTAATCGAACAATGTCACCCTGCGGCGACGAAGATGAAGGTAATTACCTTAGAAGCGGAATCCTCTGAAGCAACCATTCCTTATGCGATGGAAAATCGGGCCCTTCACGGACTTCTCCATGGAGGATGTTATTTTACTGTAGGAGACACATTAACAGCAATTATGTGTATGTTCCATATGCAAAAAGAAACAGAAATTATGGTTACAACAAATGCATCCATTCGTTATTTGCGACCAGTAAAACTAGATACTGTTACAGCAAAAGTCAGGCTCACAAAAAAAAATGGGAATCGTTTGGATTTTATCTGTGATTTTTTCAATGAAGAAAAGAAAAGAGCGGCGCAAGCAAAATATAGTTATGTTCTCACAGAAATCCAGAGTTGA
- a CDS encoding YndJ family transporter, producing the protein MLLKIHWSRLLQDYTWTKLIPLGFSFLSAIWFFSGSNHVNLLGYNEIWSYYAAIHGCFIGWLFLMGVTVLLERNPESKIYPILILCIVILFLMIAFGIFGNLVLKKMGVIGYSVLLPFSLIYRGQGIRCQNPISKYLFRCSFIFLCFTLLLALLHEFYSGFPKFIYGIPMMVLVHGSLNSLIVIPCFLGSILMDEIKES; encoded by the coding sequence TTGCTCTTAAAAATCCATTGGTCCCGTTTATTACAAGATTATACTTGGACTAAACTTATTCCTTTAGGATTTAGTTTTCTATCTGCAATTTGGTTCTTTTCAGGAAGCAATCATGTTAATCTTCTGGGTTACAATGAAATTTGGAGTTACTATGCAGCCATTCATGGATGTTTTATTGGCTGGTTATTTCTCATGGGGGTCACTGTTCTTTTAGAAAGGAACCCTGAATCTAAAATCTATCCAATCTTAATTCTTTGCATTGTGATTCTATTTCTGATGATTGCGTTTGGAATTTTTGGAAATCTAGTCCTGAAAAAAATGGGTGTGATTGGATACTCGGTTCTATTACCATTTAGTTTAATTTACCGAGGCCAAGGTATCCGGTGCCAAAACCCTATTTCTAAATATTTATTTAGATGTAGTTTCATATTCCTTTGTTTTACACTTTTACTGGCACTCCTTCACGAATTCTATTCAGGGTTTCCCAAATTTATTTATGGAATTCCAATGATGGTTCTCGTACATGGGAGCTTGAATTCTCTAATCGTAATTCCTTGTTTCCTCGGATCGATTCTAATGGATGAGATAAAGGAATCATAA
- a CDS encoding DUF2569 domain-containing protein, which produces MNAEENLKGLKGWLFLVGLGLIVYPVRLAFIMGPLFYNMFTDGSFEYLTTPGTESYSPLWKPILIFEGVFNVLMILFSFFVTYLFFKKNYQFPKAYIVFLILPLVLMPTDAWLGSFVVKDEPMFDPETSKEIIRSFIAAVIWIPYMLLSKRVKATFVEGKPTVTEAEL; this is translated from the coding sequence ATGAATGCAGAAGAGAACTTAAAAGGGCTAAAAGGCTGGCTTTTCCTTGTCGGGTTAGGTCTTATCGTATATCCTGTCCGGCTTGCTTTCATTATGGGGCCTTTGTTTTATAATATGTTTACTGACGGAAGTTTTGAATACCTTACAACACCAGGTACGGAATCCTATAGTCCGCTCTGGAAACCAATTCTCATTTTTGAGGGAGTCTTCAATGTGTTGATGATTCTTTTTTCCTTTTTCGTTACTTATTTGTTTTTTAAAAAAAATTATCAATTCCCAAAAGCTTATATTGTCTTTTTAATTTTACCCTTGGTTTTAATGCCAACAGATGCTTGGTTAGGTTCTTTTGTTGTTAAAGATGAACCGATGTTTGATCCTGAGACTTCAAAAGAAATCATTCGTTCTTTCATTGCTGCAGTGATTTGGATTCCGTATATGTTGTTGTCAAAACGAGTGAAAGCAACATTTGTAGAGGGAAAACCTACAGTAACAGAAGCCGAGTTGTAG
- a CDS encoding M16 family metallopeptidase translates to MIFPIALLQLHCNTLLDLFSEPFYVHEYHLENGLSVFLSVNRKEPIVKTSILVNAGSADDPEDATGLAHYLEHLMFKGTSQIGTIDYEKEKPLLEQIENQYENYRQTTNEDKRKQIYGKIDQLSLEAAKYVIPNEFSRIQSLMGILHSNAFTSNDRTYYVATVPSNQINNFLHLEWERFKDPVFRTFHTELESVFEERNLRVTDFNSNLFKQYYQIMFPNHPYGEKTPIGTDAHLKNPSIKKIHTFFNEHYIPSKMAICMSGDLDPDEVLKEIKKTFGTMPSKTQTSKLDIPEYKPQESTNKIIINSKKKIYLFGIKIPKSSPKLYAEANTIASLLSNGYNGLLDESLYYSQNANSVSVSTTEWKDYFLLNIWVEPSKSLSLNETKNYILSAFQKLENKEISDEMFQSVKNNQRLVLIKKKDDNEFRLNEISEAFLANWGYEKIQQKFQSMNQTKPEDLSDFVKNFVNHNIVSIETVSGNSNFVYIAKPPISKLEFSKEEESKFKKEFSIEPIKSISPEFADFDLIQSKQYPNGNQIIYQKNKENSLFKFKMIIERGAWISPYLDISIDYWRHLGTDLYTANALSTKFYLLGSSVSIQTHGEALEIIMEGEDEHFISSFRLLEHSIKSVASSKEVWEKLLSNHLQYLDLLKEEESEIDSALHQYSLFGKNSLRFFQANQTELKKIKSSDAINLLGNLLKFKSKITYYGKLDFETLENNVFREYTNLPKTIDASLLSKKQFRNNNETSFYVLSRKRPHVELTYFSTIFLPTPVNLTYFSIYNSMYAGLSSPFFTTMREQTGNAYAADVFISPPEFEKDPILWLANLSCQADKLDSCLFDAKNSLESPKITKLRFDEAKTSTLYSASTIRKSHSYLIDEFNRSSRLGLTEDVDKLMYESLNEVKWDDFIDFTKKINDAGFFQISLIGDPQKFNRQSLKSLGKVEELTESTIIGR, encoded by the coding sequence TTGATTTTCCCGATTGCTCTATTGCAACTCCACTGCAACACCCTTCTCGATCTTTTTTCAGAGCCATTTTATGTGCATGAGTATCATTTAGAAAATGGTCTCTCAGTTTTTCTCAGCGTCAATCGTAAGGAACCCATTGTCAAAACTTCAATTTTAGTCAATGCTGGCTCGGCAGATGATCCAGAAGATGCAACCGGACTTGCTCATTATTTAGAACATTTGATGTTTAAAGGTACGAGTCAAATAGGAACAATCGATTACGAAAAAGAAAAACCGCTCCTGGAACAAATCGAAAATCAATACGAAAATTACCGCCAAACAACAAACGAAGATAAAAGGAAACAAATTTACGGCAAAATTGACCAACTTTCTTTAGAGGCGGCAAAGTATGTTATACCAAATGAGTTTTCTCGAATACAAAGTCTTATGGGCATCCTACATTCCAATGCATTCACATCCAATGATAGAACTTATTATGTAGCGACAGTCCCTTCCAATCAAATCAACAATTTTTTACATTTAGAATGGGAGAGGTTTAAAGATCCTGTGTTTCGTACGTTTCATACGGAACTTGAGTCCGTTTTTGAAGAAAGAAATTTACGCGTCACCGACTTTAATTCAAATCTGTTTAAACAATATTATCAGATTATGTTTCCAAACCATCCTTATGGAGAAAAAACTCCCATTGGAACAGACGCGCACTTAAAGAATCCATCTATAAAAAAGATCCATACATTCTTTAACGAACACTACATTCCATCAAAAATGGCGATCTGTATGTCAGGTGATCTTGACCCAGATGAAGTCCTCAAAGAAATCAAAAAAACCTTTGGCACCATGCCGTCAAAAACTCAAACAAGTAAGTTAGACATTCCAGAATATAAACCTCAAGAATCGACTAACAAAATTATAATTAATTCTAAAAAAAAGATTTACCTTTTTGGAATTAAAATACCAAAAAGTTCTCCTAAACTTTATGCGGAAGCAAATACCATCGCCTCACTACTTTCTAATGGATATAACGGCCTATTAGATGAAAGCCTATACTATTCCCAAAATGCAAATTCCGTATCTGTTTCAACCACAGAATGGAAAGACTATTTTTTACTCAATATTTGGGTAGAACCGAGTAAAAGTTTATCTTTAAATGAAACAAAGAACTATATTTTATCTGCTTTCCAAAAGCTTGAAAATAAAGAAATTTCAGATGAAATGTTCCAATCCGTAAAAAACAATCAAAGGTTAGTTTTAATTAAGAAGAAAGATGATAACGAATTTCGTTTAAATGAAATTTCAGAAGCTTTTTTAGCAAATTGGGGTTATGAAAAAATCCAACAAAAGTTTCAATCAATGAACCAAACAAAACCCGAGGATTTAAGTGACTTTGTAAAAAACTTTGTGAATCACAACATTGTGTCGATAGAAACGGTATCAGGAAACTCTAATTTTGTCTATATAGCGAAGCCACCTATTTCCAAATTGGAATTCAGCAAAGAGGAAGAATCGAAATTTAAAAAAGAATTTTCTATAGAACCAATAAAATCAATTTCCCCTGAATTTGCTGATTTTGACTTAATCCAATCAAAACAATATCCAAACGGGAACCAAATCATTTACCAAAAAAATAAAGAAAACTCACTATTTAAGTTTAAAATGATCATTGAACGTGGCGCATGGATTAGCCCCTACTTAGATATTTCAATCGATTATTGGAGACATTTAGGCACTGATTTATATACTGCAAATGCTCTTTCAACAAAATTCTATCTTCTGGGAAGTTCTGTTTCCATTCAAACTCATGGAGAAGCTCTGGAAATTATAATGGAAGGTGAAGACGAACATTTTATCTCTTCCTTTCGTTTATTAGAGCATTCAATTAAGTCCGTTGCTTCTTCGAAAGAAGTATGGGAAAAACTTCTAAGCAACCATCTTCAATATTTAGATCTTCTAAAAGAAGAGGAATCAGAAATTGATTCAGCATTACACCAATACTCATTATTTGGAAAAAATAGTTTAAGATTTTTTCAGGCAAACCAAACTGAATTAAAAAAAATTAAATCCTCCGATGCTATTAATTTATTAGGAAATCTATTAAAGTTTAAATCCAAAATTACATACTACGGTAAGTTAGATTTTGAAACACTGGAAAACAATGTGTTTCGGGAGTATACTAATCTTCCAAAAACTATAGACGCTAGCCTGTTATCAAAAAAACAGTTTCGAAATAACAACGAAACTAGCTTTTATGTTTTGTCTAGGAAAAGACCACATGTAGAGCTTACTTATTTTTCCACTATATTTTTACCGACACCAGTCAATCTGACTTATTTTTCGATCTATAACTCTATGTATGCGGGATTATCATCTCCATTTTTTACTACAATGAGAGAACAAACTGGCAATGCATATGCTGCCGATGTATTTATCAGTCCTCCTGAATTTGAAAAGGATCCAATTCTTTGGCTGGCAAATCTTTCTTGCCAAGCTGACAAACTTGACAGTTGTTTGTTTGATGCAAAAAACAGCTTGGAATCTCCTAAAATAACAAAACTTCGGTTTGATGAGGCTAAAACTTCTACACTATATTCTGCCAGTACAATTCGGAAATCCCATAGTTATCTAATTGATGAATTCAATCGCTCTAGTCGTTTGGGATTGACAGAAGATGTAGACAAACTTATGTATGAATCCTTGAACGAAGTTAAATGGGACGATTTTATCGATTTTACAAAAAAAATCAATGATGCAGGCTTTTTTCAAATTTCACTCATTGGAGATCCCCAAAAATTTAATCGCCAAAGTTTAAAATCCCTCGGAAAAGTGGAAGAACTCACTGAATCTACAATCATAGGTCGATAG